Proteins encoded together in one Flavobacterium keumense window:
- the nuoH gene encoding NADH-quinone oxidoreductase subunit NuoH has protein sequence MDSTFIIEKSVVIVVVFAVTMIMAMYSTWAERKVAAFLQDRVGPNRAGFGGLLQPLADGLKLFSKEEFEPNTPNRFLFFVGPAIAMSTALMTSAVIPWGDKLHLFGKDILLQATDLNIGLLYFFGVVSVGVYGIMIGGWASNNKFSLMGAVRAASQMVSYEVAMGLSMIALLMMTGSLSLREISAQQEGMNWNVFYQPVSFLIFLICAFAETNRTPFDLAECESELIGGYHTEYSSMKMGFYLFAEYANMFISSTILAILFFGGYNYPGMSWVLENAGVNIANLIGIGVLFIKICGFIFFYMWVRWTIPRFRYDQLMHLGWRILIPLAIVNIMITGIVILRADIAAYFGF, from the coding sequence ATGGATAGTACCTTTATTATAGAAAAAAGTGTTGTTATTGTAGTGGTTTTTGCTGTAACCATGATTATGGCGATGTACTCTACTTGGGCAGAACGTAAAGTAGCTGCCTTTTTACAAGACCGTGTAGGACCTAACCGAGCGGGTTTTGGAGGTTTACTTCAACCTCTTGCGGATGGTTTAAAATTATTCTCAAAAGAAGAATTTGAGCCGAATACTCCTAACCGTTTTTTATTCTTCGTAGGACCAGCCATTGCTATGAGCACGGCATTAATGACTAGTGCTGTCATTCCTTGGGGTGATAAATTACACTTGTTTGGCAAAGATATTTTACTGCAAGCGACCGACTTAAATATTGGTTTGTTGTACTTCTTCGGAGTTGTTTCTGTTGGAGTGTATGGCATCATGATTGGAGGTTGGGCATCGAATAATAAGTTCTCTTTGATGGGAGCAGTTCGTGCTGCTTCGCAAATGGTGTCGTATGAAGTCGCTATGGGATTATCGATGATTGCTTTATTAATGATGACTGGAAGTTTGAGCTTACGCGAAATTTCGGCACAACAAGAAGGAATGAACTGGAATGTTTTTTACCAACCTGTTTCGTTTTTAATCTTCTTGATTTGTGCTTTTGCAGAAACCAACCGTACTCCTTTTGACTTAGCCGAATGTGAAAGTGAATTAATTGGAGGATACCACACCGAATATTCTTCGATGAAAATGGGATTCTATCTGTTTGCTGAATATGCTAATATGTTCATTTCTTCTACCATTTTAGCCATTTTATTCTTTGGAGGATACAACTATCCTGGAATGAGTTGGGTACTAGAAAATGCAGGAGTAAATATTGCAAACCTAATAGGAATTGGCGTATTATTCATCAAAATATGTGGATTTATCTTTTTCTATATGTGGGTTCGTTGGACCATTCCAAGATTTAGATACGATCAATTGATGCATTTGGGATGGAGAATATTAATTCCGCTTGCAATCGTGAATATTATGATTACAGGAATTGTAATTTTAAGAGCGGATATCGCTGCTTATTTTGGGTTTTAA
- a CDS encoding 2Fe-2S iron-sulfur cluster-binding protein has protein sequence MKVTIDGQSIEVEPGTTILQAARMIGGDVVPPAMCYYSKLKGSGGKCRCCLVEVSKGSDADPRPMPKLMASCVTGCMDGMEVNSKSSERVAEARKSVTEFLLINHPLDCPVCDQAGECDLQNLSFEHGKSESRYIEEKRTFEPEDIGPYIQLHMNRCILCQRCVQVADQLTDNRVHGVMDRGDHANISTCISKAIDNEFSGNMIDVCPVGALTDKTFRFKSRVWFSKPYNAHRDCDKCCGKTTVWMFGDEIQRVTGRKDEYHEVEEFICNGCRFDHKDVNDWTIEGPRAFEKDSVINQNKYNHKLEKVVINTEETILLGREEDRKKISMAEIPLDTNNKKS, from the coding sequence ATGAAAGTAACAATAGACGGTCAGTCAATAGAAGTAGAACCAGGAACAACGATCCTGCAAGCAGCCCGTATGATTGGTGGGGATGTAGTTCCACCAGCGATGTGCTATTATTCTAAACTAAAAGGGAGCGGTGGAAAATGCCGTTGTTGTTTAGTTGAAGTTTCAAAAGGAAGTGACGCTGATCCAAGACCGATGCCAAAATTAATGGCGTCTTGTGTAACAGGATGTATGGACGGAATGGAGGTGAATTCAAAATCTTCAGAGCGAGTTGCTGAAGCTAGAAAATCCGTTACCGAATTCTTACTAATCAACCATCCTTTGGATTGCCCAGTTTGTGACCAAGCTGGAGAGTGTGACTTACAAAACTTAAGTTTTGAACACGGAAAATCAGAAAGTCGCTATATAGAGGAGAAAAGAACTTTCGAGCCTGAAGACATTGGTCCCTATATTCAATTACACATGAATCGTTGTATTTTATGTCAACGTTGTGTTCAAGTGGCTGATCAATTGACAGACAATAGAGTACACGGAGTAATGGATCGTGGTGATCACGCTAATATTTCGACTTGTATCTCTAAAGCGATTGACAATGAATTCTCTGGAAATATGATTGATGTATGTCCGGTAGGTGCTTTGACTGACAAAACGTTCCGATTCAAATCAAGAGTTTGGTTCAGTAAACCATACAACGCGCACAGAGATTGTGATAAATGTTGTGGAAAAACAACCGTTTGGATGTTTGGAGACGAGATTCAAAGAGTAACTGGAAGAAAAGACGAATACCATGAAGTGGAAGAATTCATTTGTAACGGATGTCGTTTTGACCATAAAGATGTAAATGATTGGACTATCGAAGGCCCAAGAGCTTTTGAAAAAGATTCGGTTATCAATCAAAACAAATACAACCACAAATTAGAAAAAGTGGTAATCAATACCGAAGAAACTATTCTGTTAGGTAGAGAAGAAGACCGTAAAAAAATCAGTATGGCTGAAATTCCATTGGACACTAACAACAAAAAATCGTAA
- a CDS encoding NADH-quinone oxidoreductase subunit D, which produces MSELLLPPEHRYAKIIKERHNEDGSELSILNLGPTHPATHGIFQNILLMDGEKILEAEPTIGYIHRAFEKIAENRPFYQITPLTDRMNYCSSPINNIGWWMTLEKLLDIEVPKRAQYLRVIVMELARIADHLICNSILGVDTGAYSGFLYVFQFREKIYEIYEEICGARLTTNMGRIGGFERDWSPEAFRKLEVFLEEFPVAWKEFENLFERNRIFIDRTVNVGAISAEQAMAYGFTGPNLRAAGVDYDVRVAQPYSSYEDFDFIVPVGKSGDTYDRFCVRNAEVWESLSIIRQALDKLPEGPYHADVPEYYLPPKEDVYHNMESLIYHFKIVMGEVPVPVAEIYHPVEGGNGEVGFYLVTDGSRTPYRLHFRRPCFIYYQAYPEMIKGAMLSDAIVILSSLNVIAGELDA; this is translated from the coding sequence ATGTCAGAACTATTATTACCACCAGAGCATCGCTATGCTAAAATAATCAAAGAGCGCCATAATGAAGACGGAAGCGAGCTTTCTATTCTGAACTTAGGGCCAACTCACCCAGCAACACACGGTATTTTCCAAAATATCTTGTTGATGGATGGAGAAAAAATCTTGGAAGCGGAACCTACTATTGGTTACATCCATAGAGCATTTGAAAAAATCGCAGAAAACCGTCCGTTTTACCAAATTACACCACTTACTGATAGAATGAACTATTGCTCCTCTCCTATTAATAACATAGGATGGTGGATGACTTTAGAAAAACTATTGGATATTGAAGTACCAAAAAGAGCGCAATATTTGCGTGTTATCGTAATGGAATTGGCTCGAATTGCAGACCACTTAATCTGTAATTCCATTCTTGGGGTAGATACTGGTGCGTATTCTGGTTTCTTGTATGTGTTCCAGTTTAGAGAGAAAATCTACGAAATCTACGAAGAGATTTGTGGTGCGCGTTTAACTACTAATATGGGAAGAATCGGTGGTTTCGAAAGAGATTGGTCGCCAGAAGCTTTCCGTAAATTAGAAGTGTTTTTAGAAGAGTTTCCTGTTGCTTGGAAAGAATTTGAAAACCTATTCGAAAGAAATAGAATTTTTATTGACAGAACCGTAAATGTAGGAGCTATTTCAGCTGAACAAGCGATGGCTTACGGATTTACAGGACCTAACTTGCGTGCAGCAGGTGTAGATTATGATGTACGTGTAGCACAACCGTATAGCTCTTACGAAGATTTTGACTTTATTGTTCCGGTTGGAAAATCAGGAGACACCTACGATCGTTTTTGCGTTCGTAATGCTGAAGTATGGGAAAGTTTAAGTATCATTCGTCAAGCTTTAGACAAATTGCCTGAAGGACCATACCACGCTGATGTTCCAGAATACTATTTGCCTCCAAAAGAAGACGTATACCATAATATGGAGTCTTTAATTTACCACTTTAAAATTGTAATGGGAGAAGTTCCAGTTCCTGTAGCTGAAATCTACCATCCTGTTGAAGGTGGAAATGGAGAAGTTGGATTCTATTTAGTAACCGACGGAAGTCGTACTCCTTATAGACTACATTTCCGCAGACCTTGTTTTATTTACTACCAAGCCTATCCAGAAATGATAAAAGGTGCGATGCTTTCGGATGCCATTGTCATTTTATCAAGTTTAAATGTTATTGCCGGCGAATTAGACGCTTAA
- a CDS encoding NADH-quinone oxidoreductase subunit A, translated as MQSEQLNYIPIFMQLLLAVGFVAGTIFISGKLGPKRNSQSKDKNFECGIESVGNARIPFSVKYFLVAILFVLFDVEVIFLYPWAINFKDLGMEGMIKMVVFMLLLLVGFFYIIKKKALDWE; from the coding sequence ATGCAATCAGAACAATTGAATTATATTCCTATTTTCATGCAACTGCTTTTAGCAGTTGGTTTTGTGGCAGGCACCATATTTATTTCAGGAAAATTAGGTCCAAAAAGGAACTCCCAATCGAAAGATAAAAACTTCGAGTGTGGTATTGAATCTGTGGGAAATGCACGTATTCCTTTCTCGGTAAAATATTTCTTAGTAGCCATTCTTTTCGTTCTGTTTGATGTAGAAGTGATTTTCTTGTATCCTTGGGCTATTAATTTCAAGGATTTAGGAATGGAAGGCATGATTAAAATGGTTGTTTTTATGCTTTTGTTGTTAGTAGGCTTTTTCTACATCATCAAGAAAAAAGCATTGGATTGGGAATAA
- a CDS encoding cold-shock protein — protein MRTGTVKFFNESKGYGFITDEETGKDIFVHASGITAEELREGDRVSYEEEEGRKGKVAAQVAVI, from the coding sequence ATGCGTACAGGTACAGTTAAATTTTTTAATGAATCTAAAGGTTATGGATTCATTACGGACGAAGAAACAGGAAAAGACATCTTCGTTCATGCATCAGGAATCACAGCGGAAGAATTACGCGAAGGTGACAGAGTGAGCTACGAAGAAGAAGAAGGAAGAAAAGGAAAAGTAGCTGCACAAGTAGCTGTTATCTAA
- the nuoF gene encoding NADH-quinone oxidoreductase subunit NuoF → MSQKILLDKINIPGIKTYEVYRQNGGYASVEKALKTLTPDEVVEEVKTSGLRGRGGAGFPAGMKWSFIDKKSGKPRHLVCNADESEPGTFKDRFLMEYIPHLLIEGMITSSYALGANRSYIYIRGEYMWVFKILERAIAEAKAAGWLGKNILGTGYDLELHVHCGAGAYICGEETALIESLEGKRGNPRIKPPFPAVSGLWANPTVVNNVETISAVPWIVNNSGADYAKIGEGRSTGTKLISASGHIKNPGVYEIELGLSVYEFMNSDEYLGGMSSDRPLKAFVPGGSSVPILPAHLIYKTANGDDRLMTYESLSDGGFATGSMLGSGGFIVYDDTACIVRNTWNFSRFYHHESCGQCTPCREGTGWLEKVLHRIENGHGREEDIELLLSIQSKIEGNTICPLGDAASWPVAAAIRHFREEFEYHIRFPEKIKHRDHFVNEPFEKVRHLVTKQTV, encoded by the coding sequence ATGTCACAAAAAATATTATTAGACAAAATCAATATTCCAGGGATTAAAACCTACGAAGTATACCGTCAAAATGGTGGGTATGCCTCTGTAGAAAAAGCCTTAAAAACACTAACACCTGACGAAGTAGTAGAAGAAGTAAAAACTTCTGGGCTAAGAGGTCGTGGTGGTGCGGGTTTCCCTGCTGGAATGAAATGGAGTTTTATTGATAAAAAATCAGGAAAACCAAGACATTTAGTGTGTAATGCTGACGAATCAGAACCGGGAACTTTCAAAGATCGTTTCTTGATGGAATACATTCCGCACTTATTAATTGAAGGAATGATTACCTCAAGTTATGCCTTGGGTGCTAACCGCTCGTACATCTACATTCGTGGAGAATACATGTGGGTTTTCAAAATTTTAGAAAGAGCCATCGCCGAAGCCAAAGCTGCCGGTTGGTTGGGTAAAAATATATTAGGGACAGGTTACGACTTAGAACTTCACGTTCATTGTGGTGCTGGTGCTTACATCTGCGGTGAAGAAACCGCTTTAATTGAATCATTAGAAGGGAAACGTGGTAATCCACGTATTAAACCACCCTTCCCTGCGGTATCAGGACTTTGGGCAAACCCAACAGTGGTAAACAACGTAGAAACCATTTCAGCTGTGCCTTGGATTGTCAACAATTCGGGCGCTGATTATGCTAAAATTGGAGAAGGACGTTCGACAGGAACCAAATTAATTTCGGCTTCGGGACACATTAAAAACCCTGGAGTTTATGAGATAGAATTAGGTTTAAGTGTGTATGAATTCATGAATTCTGACGAATATTTAGGAGGAATGAGCTCTGATCGTCCTTTAAAAGCCTTTGTTCCAGGAGGAAGTTCAGTGCCAATCTTACCCGCTCATTTAATTTACAAAACCGCCAATGGCGATGACCGATTAATGACGTACGAAAGTTTATCTGACGGTGGTTTTGCAACCGGATCAATGTTGGGTTCAGGAGGATTTATTGTATATGACGATACGGCTTGTATTGTTCGTAACACTTGGAATTTCTCTCGTTTTTACCACCACGAAAGCTGTGGTCAATGTACGCCTTGTAGAGAAGGAACAGGTTGGTTAGAAAAAGTATTACACCGAATTGAAAACGGTCACGGTCGTGAAGAAGATATTGAATTGCTTTTGAGCATTCAAAGTAAAATTGAAGGAAACACGATTTGTCCTTTAGGTGATGCAGCTTCTTGGCCTGTAGCTGCTGCGATTCGCCATTTTAGAGAGGAATTTGAATACCATATTCGTTTCCCAGAAAAAATAAAACATAGAGACCATTTTGTCAATGAACCATTTGAAAAAGTGAGACATTTAGTAACAAAACAAACTGTATAA
- a CDS encoding complex I 24 kDa subunit family protein → MERTLHKQEINMTEALMNRINELISHYPEENRKSALIPVLHEVQDAHQNWLSIELMDKVAEILHIKPVEVYEVATFYTMFNLKPIGKYMFEFCQTSPCCLNGVENLMDYTCKKLGVKVGETTPDGLFEVRGVECLGACGYAPMMQLGDFYKEHLTEQKINQIIEDAKAGKIILHDK, encoded by the coding sequence ATGGAACGTACCTTACACAAACAAGAAATAAACATGACCGAAGCCTTGATGAATCGCATCAATGAGTTGATTAGTCATTATCCCGAAGAAAACAGAAAATCAGCTTTGATTCCTGTTTTACACGAAGTACAAGATGCACACCAAAACTGGTTAAGCATTGAATTAATGGACAAAGTTGCCGAAATCCTTCACATTAAACCTGTTGAAGTATATGAAGTGGCTACTTTTTACACCATGTTCAATTTAAAACCTATTGGAAAATATATGTTTGAGTTTTGCCAAACGTCTCCTTGTTGTTTGAATGGAGTGGAAAACTTAATGGATTACACTTGTAAAAAATTAGGTGTGAAAGTGGGCGAAACCACTCCAGACGGTCTTTTTGAAGTTCGCGGAGTAGAATGCTTAGGCGCTTGTGGGTATGCTCCAATGATGCAGTTAGGCGATTTTTACAAAGAGCATTTGACCGAACAAAAAATCAATCAAATTATTGAAGATGCTAAAGCGGGTAAAATAATCTTACACGATAAATAA
- a CDS encoding NADH-quinone oxidoreductase subunit C produces the protein MALETNEIQEKLVATFGSDVFQFNQEKDIFSFEVAADKITAVILFLKNDPVLRFHFLTDLCGVHYPDNEETRQFAVVYHLHNWYENKRIKIKAFISGNNPEIKTVSNIFLSSNWMEREAYDFFGINFIGHPQLKRILNMDEMVSFPMRKEFPMEDSGRTDKDDRFFGRTTANC, from the coding sequence ATGGCTTTAGAAACAAACGAAATACAAGAAAAATTAGTAGCCACTTTTGGTTCAGACGTTTTTCAATTCAATCAAGAAAAAGATATTTTTTCATTTGAAGTAGCCGCTGATAAGATCACAGCCGTTATCCTTTTCTTAAAAAACGATCCTGTTTTACGTTTTCACTTTTTGACAGATTTATGCGGCGTTCATTACCCAGATAACGAAGAAACAAGACAGTTTGCAGTGGTATATCATTTGCACAATTGGTACGAAAACAAACGAATTAAAATCAAAGCGTTCATTAGCGGGAACAATCCTGAAATCAAAACCGTATCGAATATTTTCTTAAGTTCAAACTGGATGGAAAGAGAGGCCTACGATTTTTTCGGTATCAATTTCATTGGCCACCCACAGTTGAAACGTATTTTAAATATGGATGAGATGGTTTCTTTTCCAATGCGAAAAGAATTCCCAATGGAAGACAGCGGAAGAACAGATAAAGACGATCGTTTCTTCGGAAGAACAACAGCAAATTGCTAA
- a CDS encoding NADH-quinone oxidoreductase subunit B: MSDSKTKMVAPPEGVVGEGYFATTLNEVVGLARANSLWPLPFATSCCGIEFMATMASHYDLARFGSERVSFSPRQADMLMVMGTISKKMAPILRQVYEQMSEPRWVIAVGACASSGGVFDTYSVLQGIDKVIPVDVYVPGCPPRPEQIVDGVMKLQEIVKNESVRRRSSPEYQELLASYNIK, encoded by the coding sequence ATGAGTGATTCAAAAACAAAAATGGTAGCGCCACCAGAAGGAGTTGTAGGAGAAGGTTATTTTGCCACAACACTTAATGAAGTTGTAGGTTTGGCTCGTGCCAATTCACTTTGGCCTTTGCCTTTTGCAACTTCTTGTTGCGGAATTGAATTTATGGCCACTATGGCTTCACATTATGATTTAGCCCGTTTTGGCTCTGAACGTGTGAGTTTCTCTCCTCGTCAAGCCGATATGTTGATGGTAATGGGAACTATTTCTAAAAAAATGGCTCCGATTTTACGTCAGGTATACGAACAAATGTCAGAACCTCGTTGGGTAATCGCTGTAGGTGCTTGTGCTTCTTCAGGAGGTGTTTTTGACACCTACTCTGTTTTACAAGGAATTGACAAAGTAATTCCAGTAGACGTCTATGTGCCAGGATGTCCTCCAAGACCAGAACAAATTGTAGATGGCGTGATGAAATTACAAGAAATCGTTAAAAACGAATCGGTTAGAAGAAGAAGTTCTCCTGAGTACCAAGAATTATTAGCTTCTTATAATATCAAATAA
- the aspS gene encoding aspartate--tRNA ligase — protein MYRSHHCGELNASHINTEVTLAGWVQKSRDKGFMNWVDLRDRYGITQLIFDESRTEKSVFELAKTLGREYVIQVKGTVIERESKNTAIPTGEIEILVSEMTILNAALTPPFTIEDETDGGEDIRMKYRYLDIRRNPVKNSLLFRHKVAMEVRKYLSDLDFCEVETPYLIKSTPEGARDFVVPSRMNEGQFYALPQSPQTFKQLLMVGGMDKYFQIVKCFRDEDLRADRQPEFTQIDCEMAFVEQEDILNIFEGLTRHLLKEIKGVEVAKFPRITYDYAMKTYGNDKPDIRFGMEFGELNAVAQHKEFPVFNAAELVVGIAVPGAGNYTRKEIDALIDWVKRPQVGASGMVYVKCNEDGTYKSSVDKFYDQDDLAQWAKATQAQAGDMIFVLSGPANKTRAQLSALRMELATRLGLRKPNEFAPLWVVDFPLLEFDEESGRYHAMHHPFTSPKPEDISLLETNPGKVRANAYDMVLNGNEIGGGSIRIHDKATQELMFKYLGFTPEEAKAQFGFLMDAFQFGAPPHGGLAFGLDRLVAILGGQETIRDFIAFPKNNSGRDVMIDAPSTIDEAQLKELHIQLNIKV, from the coding sequence ATGTACAGAAGTCATCACTGTGGCGAATTGAACGCCTCACATATCAATACAGAAGTTACACTAGCGGGTTGGGTTCAAAAATCACGCGATAAAGGATTTATGAACTGGGTTGATTTGCGTGACCGTTACGGCATTACGCAATTGATTTTTGACGAAAGTCGCACTGAAAAATCGGTTTTTGAATTGGCCAAAACCCTTGGACGCGAATATGTAATTCAAGTAAAAGGAACTGTTATTGAGCGTGAGTCTAAAAACACAGCTATTCCTACTGGAGAAATTGAGATTTTGGTTTCAGAAATGACCATCTTAAATGCTGCCTTGACTCCTCCTTTCACGATTGAAGATGAAACCGATGGTGGTGAAGACATCCGAATGAAATACCGTTACCTAGATATTCGTAGAAATCCAGTAAAAAACAGTTTGCTTTTCCGTCACAAAGTGGCGATGGAAGTACGTAAATACCTTTCGGACTTGGATTTTTGCGAAGTAGAAACGCCTTATTTAATCAAATCAACTCCAGAAGGAGCACGTGATTTTGTGGTGCCTTCACGAATGAACGAAGGGCAGTTTTATGCCTTACCACAATCACCACAAACCTTCAAACAATTATTGATGGTGGGCGGAATGGACAAGTATTTCCAAATTGTAAAATGTTTCCGTGACGAAGATTTACGTGCCGACAGACAGCCTGAGTTTACTCAAATTGACTGCGAAATGGCTTTTGTAGAACAAGAAGACATTTTGAATATTTTTGAAGGACTTACACGTCATTTATTAAAAGAAATAAAAGGAGTTGAAGTAGCTAAATTTCCAAGAATTACTTACGATTATGCTATGAAAACGTACGGAAATGACAAACCAGACATTCGTTTCGGAATGGAATTTGGCGAGTTAAATGCCGTAGCACAACATAAAGAGTTTCCTGTTTTCAACGCTGCTGAATTAGTAGTGGGAATTGCAGTTCCAGGAGCTGGAAATTACACTCGAAAAGAGATTGATGCCTTAATTGATTGGGTAAAACGTCCACAAGTAGGTGCTTCAGGAATGGTATACGTCAAATGCAACGAAGATGGAACTTACAAATCATCTGTAGATAAATTTTACGATCAAGATGATTTAGCACAATGGGCGAAAGCAACACAAGCACAAGCAGGCGATATGATTTTTGTATTATCAGGTCCAGCTAACAAAACTAGAGCACAACTTTCGGCTTTACGAATGGAATTAGCTACCCGTTTAGGATTGAGAAAACCAAACGAATTTGCACCATTATGGGTAGTCGATTTCCCATTATTAGAATTTGACGAGGAAAGCGGCCGTTACCATGCCATGCACCATCCATTCACCTCCCCTAAACCAGAAGACATTAGCTTATTAGAAACAAATCCAGGAAAAGTGCGTGCCAATGCTTATGATATGGTGTTGAACGGAAACGAAATTGGAGGAGGTTCTATTCGTATTCATGATAAAGCGACACAAGAATTGATGTTCAAATACTTAGGGTTTACTCCTGAAGAGGCCAAAGCACAATTTGGCTTCTTGATGGATGCCTTCCAATTTGGCGCACCACCTCACGGAGGTTTGGCTTTTGGATTGGACCGATTAGTCGCTATTTTAGGAGGTCAAGAAACCATTCGTGATTTTATTGCCTTCCCAAAAAACAATTCGGGACGAGATGTGATGATTGATGCGCCTTCAACTATTGACGAAGCACAATTAAAAGAATTGCATATTCAATTGAATATAAAAGTGTAG